One part of the Carassius gibelio isolate Cgi1373 ecotype wild population from Czech Republic chromosome B6, carGib1.2-hapl.c, whole genome shotgun sequence genome encodes these proteins:
- the cep170ab gene encoding centrosomal protein of 170 kDa isoform X2 codes for MSLTSWFLVSGGGTRHRLPREMIFVGRDDCELMLQSRSVDKQHAVINYEVATDEHKVKDLGSLNGTFVNDVRIQEQQYITLNMGDKLRFGYDTNLFTVVRGELHVPEEALKHEKYTSQLQLTKKPSPSGETTKSPEVKGAEGGKDPEARPSEPPPKPEEKVSGDLAVLHRGTPLYGQPSWWGDGDADDENSGKHDAKASEKKQARCEAGRKDTAANPQVGPGSTAQNLGTQEPSYFEIPCKETPPVGGDTGESIPTSLEAVASASTIPASEGGAHGHASFTIEFDTVASGKGKERNSKGSQDHRQWPKRGAGEELSALQAAMVAAEVKVADWLAQNELPLARSESVAEEDGDSVKSDVPVQLRSLKGSKHEDGTQSDSENSRRAFLQELYRGRQGVQRTEGPFGGRDDLFQHKPSSAAKKMAPVGGEDGKRAHRSSPQKENVPREQSTGSQETPNRGHIDDQSDRGTYTIELENGNAEEEEARRMIDKVFGVEDNQALTKLRFPKHQRDRGTICPRSGEMETRQAGYIGEEVLPDDLVVVGGPRWVSQWASLAASHIRTDPEGSGAEPTMLSSDEKDISASERKRRTLPKLPSEDSAMDPLTPERTQSQSRQNVSSSEKQDLELQEKVDQNNRISKTGQRVSGMTSASTDVDRSKVNKPTPPRIQSKVNQPGAQARQIEKKQDDGGRKKVDEEREKTGKPLLRQESFTVERPSANVPLELIPCIDGRSASTQPREMGVINEGIDAATMLKDSEAVAAFLETTLSDLADPLSYSLGSVSPESDIDTTSTLSQAGGQGGRKTVQRKRSAGGPGRETTNKNTSTSERKGKAQPSSSRAWTSLDLTDDDLSSSLTHDASVKRPQGRGQNTSSKGEPTSGKTRGAKTTVAPAPTSSKPTTLPRPRPTRASLLRRARLGEASDTDLADVDRMSVASEASTASSASRPSAGRRTLSRIEALAQPRRPRVGSPSARSDSEATSGKIRGFVPRPAPESTLRLGLRSTAASSSVTVPRARANSASKLPDKCPGTPHVQSTPAAGGRWRRVPIEYASTSEDEYGSNRHPTQHTHTRPMAPRVTQLGGSAPATPSPGGISMLRHQSSREQDDYMRDWTAHSEEIARISQDLAKDLAMLAREIHDVAGEIDSVSPSSAPAASVEDRVFEDVLGSAPEISGRGVELRPRGAISSQDSRAIRRRTWSREEGVLDSLLLASVSQLSAKIKQAVEKTANKIRILFKAKDRKWEEIESKLQAENEVPLLKTSNQEISSILQNLKRVERQLLVIDIMVDPDGTLDALSSLGLTSPLMAENRVSPGSQGPAGTQAVDVSSSTAALASAYSEVAERDPGLQQRSKEQKTADQS; via the exons ATGAGTTTGACATCCTGGTTCTTGGTGAGTGGCGGGGGAACAAGGCATCGCCTTCCCCGGGAAATGATCTTCGTGGGACGGGACGACTGTGAGCTTATGCTACAG TCTCGTAGTGTTGACAAGCAGCACGCTGTCATCAATTATGAAGTAGCTACGGATGAACATAAAGTTAAAGACCTGGGAAGCTTGAATGGG ACATTTGTTAATGATGTACGTATACAGGAACAGCAGTATATTACTTTGAACATGGGTGACAAGCTACGGTTTGGCTATG ATACCAACCTATTCACCGTTGTGCGTGGAGAGTTACATGTCCCAGAGGAAGCACTGAAG CACGAAAAGTACACCAGTCAGCTTCAGCTAACAAAGAAGCCTTCGCCATCAGGAGAAACCACTAAAAGCCCAGAGGTCAAAGGGGCAGAGGGAGGAAAAGATCCTGAGGCTAGACCTTCAGAACCACCCCCAAAACCAGAAGAGAAAGTGTCAG GAGACCTAGCTGTGCTCCACAGAGGAACCCCTCTTTATGGACAGCCTTCTTGGTGGGGTGATGGGGACGCAGATGACGAAAACTCTGGGAAGCACGATGCTAAGGCCTCTGAGAAAAAACAAGCTAGATGTGAAGCAG GCCGTAAGGACACTGCAGCAAATCCTCAGGTAGGGCCAGGATCTACAGCGCAGAATTTAGGGACCCAGGAACCAAGCTACTTTGAGATCCCCTGTAAGGAGACTCCTCCAGTAGGTGGAGACACAGGTGAAAGCATCCCTACTAGTTTAGAGGCAGTTGCCTCAGCTTCCACAATCCCTGCGTCAGAGGGCGGAGCACATGGACACGCCTCCTTCACTATAGAGTTTGACACAGTGGCTTCGGGGAAGGGCAAAGAACGAAATTCAAAGGGATCTCAAGACCATCGACAGTGGCCGAAAAGGGGGGCAGGGGAGGAGCTGAGTGCCTTGCAGGCTGCCATGGTGGCAGCGGAGGTAAAGGTGGCAGACTGGCTGGCACAAAATGAGCTGCCATTAGCTCGCTCTGAATCTGTTGCTGAGGAGGATGGAGACAGCGTGAAGAGTGATGTGCCGGTTCAGCTGAGAAGTCTTAAAG GCAGTAAACATGAGGATGGCACACAGAGTGACTCAGAGAATAGCCGGAGGGCATTCCTGCAGGAGCTTTACCGAGGAAGGCAGGGCGTGCAGAGGACAGAAGGGCCTTTCGGTGGGAGGGATGATCTCTTCCAGCACAAACCATCGTCTGCAGCTAAAAAGATGGCACCAGTAGGTGGTGAAGATGGCAAAAGAGCTCACCGCTCTTCGCCACAGAAAGAAAACGTGCCCAGAGAGCAAAGCACTGGGTCTCAAGAGACTCCAAATAGGGGACATATAGATGACCAAAGTGATCGAGGGACCTACACCATTGAGCTGGAAAATGGCAATGCTGAGGAGGAAGAGGCCAGGCGTATGATTGATAAG GTTTTTGGGGTGGAGGATAACCAAGCCCTGACTAAACTGCGTTTTCCAAAACACCAGAGAGATAGAGGAACCATCTGTCCGAGATCTGGGGAAATGGAAACCAGACAGGCTGGTTATATCGGTGAAGAG GTGCTACCAGATGACTTGGTTGTAGTAGGTGGTCCAAGGTGGGTCTCACAGTGGGCTAGTCTAGCTGCAAGTCATATTCGGACTGATCCTGAGGGATCCGGGGCTGAACCCACCATGCTTTCCTCAGATGAAAAAG ATATCAGTGCATCTGAACGTAAAAGAAGGACCCTCCCTAAGCTCCCCTCTGAAGACTCTGCTATGGATCCACTGACTCCTGAGCGCACACAGAGCCAATCCAGGCAGAACGTCTCTTCATCAGAGAAACAGGATCTAGAACTTCAGGAGAAAGTAGATCAGAACAACAGAATCTCTAAAACTGGGCAAAGAGTTTCAGGAATGACCTCAGCTAGCACAGACGTTGATCGGTCCAAAGTGAACAAGCCAACTCCGCCCAGAATCCAGAGTAAAGTCAATCAACCAGGAGCTCAAGCTAGACAGATCGAGAAGAAACAAGATGATGGAGGACGAAAGAAAGTAGATGAGGAGCGAGAGAAGACAGGCAAGCCACTACTGAGGCAAGAGAGCTTTACAGTGGAGCGGCCGAGTGCAAATGTCCCCCTAGAACTCATACCTTGCATCGATGGGCGCAGTGCATCAACCCAGCCCAGGGAAATGGGAGTCATCAATGAGGGTATTGATGCTGCCACCATGCTAAAAGACTCAGAGGCTGTGGCTGCTTTTCTTGAAACCACTTTATCAGACCTTGCTGATCCACTGAGCTACTCCCTGGGGTCTGTATCACCTGAATCTGATATAGATACGACAAGCACACTCAGCCAAGCCGGAGGACAAGGAGGGCGTAAGACAGTCCAAAGGAAAAGATCAGCTGGAGGTCCAGGCCGTGAAACAACCAATAAAAACACCAGCACCTCAGAAAGGAAAGGCAAAGCTCAACCCTCTAGTTCTAGGGCTTGGACGTCTCTTGACCTGACAGATGATGACTTGAGCTCTTCTCTAACCCATGACGCTTCGGTGAAACGACCTCAGGGTCGGGGTCAAAATACCAGCTCTAAGGGAGAGCCAACAAGTGGCAAAACCAGAGGAGCAAAGACGACTGTAGCTCCTGCCCCCACCAGCTCTAAACCAACCACCCTTCCACGACCCAGACCCACTCGGGCTTCCCTTCTTCGCCGTGCACGACTGGGCGAAGCGTCTGACACCGACCTTGCTGATGTCGATCGCAtgtctgttgcttcagaggcctcTACTGCCAGTTCTGCATCGAGGCCTTCGGCTGGGCGCAGGACCCTCTCGCGAATTGAAGCGCTTGCCCAGCCACGGAGGCCACGAGTGGGCTCTCCTTCAGCTCGGAGTGACTCAGAAGCTACATCAGGCAAGATCAGGGGCTTCGTCCCACGCCCTGCCCCGGAAAGCACACTGCGTCTTGGCCTCCGCTCTACAGCAGCCTCTTCCTCTGTTACGGTCCCCAGAGCAAGAGCTAACAGCGCTTCCAAACTCCCCGATAAGTGTCCTGGTACTCCACATGTTCAAAGTACACCTGCAG CTGGTGGAAGGTGGCGCCGGGTACCAATTGAATACGCTTCTACCTCAGAGGATGAATATGGATCCAACCGTCACCCCACTCAACACACTCACACGCGCCCAATGGCTCCACGGGTGACGCAGTTAGGGGGCTCAGCCCCTGCAACACCCAGCCCTGGAGGCATCTCCATGTTACGACACCAGTCTAGCAGAGAACAGGATGATTACATGAGAGATTGGACTGCCCACAGTGAGGAGATCGCCAG AATCAGTCAAGATCTGGCTAAAGATCTGGCCATGTTAGCGCGTGAGATCCATGACGTTGCCGGAGAGATTGATTCTGTTAGTCCTTCCTCTGCTCCCGCAGCTTCA GTTGAGGACCGTGTGTTTGAGGATGTTCTGGGCAGCGCTCCAGAGATCAGTGGCAGAGGTGTGGAACTAAGACCTCGCGGTGCTATCAGCAGTCAGGATTCCCGCGCCATCCGCCGCAGGACCTGGAGCAGAGAGGAG GGTGTGCTGGACAGTTTGCTGTTGGCATCGGTCTCCCAGCTCTCAGCAAAAATCAAACAGGCCGTGGAAAAGACAGCCAACAAAATCAG GATTTTATTCAAAGCCAAGGACCGAAAGTGGGAGGAGATTGAAAGTAAACTGCAGGCAGAGAATGAGGTGCCTCTCCTCAAGACCTCTAATCAG GAGATTTCGTCCATACTCCAGAATCTGAAGAGAGTGGAGCGACAGCTGCTAG TGATTGATATAATGGTGGACCCTGATGGCACACTGGATGCTCTGAGCAGTCTGGGTCTGACCAGTCCACTTATGGCTGAGAACAGAGTAAGTCCTGGCTCACAAGGTCCAGCTGGCACCCAGGCTGTGGATGTATCCAGCAGTACGGCAGCGCTGGCCTCTGCCTACTCAGAGGTCGCAGAACGAGATCCTGGCCTGCAGCAGAGGAGCAAAGAGCAGAAGACTGCCGATCAAAGCTAA
- the cep170ab gene encoding centrosomal protein of 170 kDa isoform X3, with the protein MSLTSWFLVSGGGTRHRLPREMIFVGRDDCELMLQSRSVDKQHAVINYEVATDEHKVKDLGSLNGTFVNDVRIQEQQYITLNMGDKLRFGYDTNLFTVVRGELHVPEEALKHEKYTSQLQLTKKPSPSGETTKSPEVKGAEGGKDPEARPSEPPPKPEEKVSGDLAVLHRGTPLYGQPSWWGDGDADDENSGKHDAKASEKKQARCEAGRKDTAANPQVGPGSTAQNLGTQEPSYFEIPCKETPPVGGDTGESIPTSLEAVASASTIPASEGGAHGHASFTIEFDTVASGKGKERNSKGSQDHRQWPKRGAGEELSALQAAMVAAEVKVADWLAQNELPLARSESVAEEDGDSVKSDVPVQLRSLKGSKHEDGTQSDSENSRRAFLQELYRGRQGVQRTEGPFGGRDDLFQHKPSSAAKKMAPVGGEDGKRAHRSSPQKENVPREQSTGSQETPNRGHIDDQSDRGTYTIELENGNAEEEEARRMIDKVFGVEDNQALTKLRFPKHQRDRGTICPRSGEMETRQAGYIGEEVLPDDLVVVGGPRWVSQWASLAASHIRTDPEGSGAEPTMLSSDEKADISASERKRRTLPKLPSEDSAMDPLTPERTQSQSRQNVSSSEKQDLELQEKVDQNNRISKTGQRVSGMTSASTDVDRSKVNKPTPPRIQSKVNQPGAQARQIEKKQDDGGRKKVDEEREKTGKPLLRQESFTVERPSANVPLELIPCIDGRSASTQPREMGVINEGIDAATMLKDSEAVAAFLETTLSDLADPLSYSLGSVSPESDIDTTSTLSQAGGQGGRKTVQRKRSAGGPGRETTNKNTSTSERKGKAQPSSSRAWTSLDLTDDDLSSSLTHDASVKRPQGRGQNTSSKGEPTSGKTRGAKTTVAPAPTSSKPTTLPRPRPTRASLLRRARLGEASDTDLADVDRMSVASEASTASSASRPSAGRRTLSRIEALAQPRRPRVGSPSARSDSEATSGKIRGFVPRPAPESTLRLGLRSTAASSSVTVPRARANSASKLPDKCPGTPHVQSTPAAGGRWRRVPIEYASTSEDEYGSNRHPTQHTHTRPMAPRVTQLGGSAPATPSPGGISMLRHQSSREQDDYMRDWTAHSEEIARISQDLAKDLAMLAREIHDVAGEIDSVEDRVFEDVLGSAPEISGRGVELRPRGAISSQDSRAIRRRTWSREEGVLDSLLLASVSQLSAKIKQAVEKTANKIRILFKAKDRKWEEIESKLQAENEVPLLKTSNQEISSILQNLKRVERQLLVIDIMVDPDGTLDALSSLGLTSPLMAENRVSPGSQGPAGTQAVDVSSSTAALASAYSEVAERDPGLQQRSKEQKTADQS; encoded by the exons ATGAGTTTGACATCCTGGTTCTTGGTGAGTGGCGGGGGAACAAGGCATCGCCTTCCCCGGGAAATGATCTTCGTGGGACGGGACGACTGTGAGCTTATGCTACAG TCTCGTAGTGTTGACAAGCAGCACGCTGTCATCAATTATGAAGTAGCTACGGATGAACATAAAGTTAAAGACCTGGGAAGCTTGAATGGG ACATTTGTTAATGATGTACGTATACAGGAACAGCAGTATATTACTTTGAACATGGGTGACAAGCTACGGTTTGGCTATG ATACCAACCTATTCACCGTTGTGCGTGGAGAGTTACATGTCCCAGAGGAAGCACTGAAG CACGAAAAGTACACCAGTCAGCTTCAGCTAACAAAGAAGCCTTCGCCATCAGGAGAAACCACTAAAAGCCCAGAGGTCAAAGGGGCAGAGGGAGGAAAAGATCCTGAGGCTAGACCTTCAGAACCACCCCCAAAACCAGAAGAGAAAGTGTCAG GAGACCTAGCTGTGCTCCACAGAGGAACCCCTCTTTATGGACAGCCTTCTTGGTGGGGTGATGGGGACGCAGATGACGAAAACTCTGGGAAGCACGATGCTAAGGCCTCTGAGAAAAAACAAGCTAGATGTGAAGCAG GCCGTAAGGACACTGCAGCAAATCCTCAGGTAGGGCCAGGATCTACAGCGCAGAATTTAGGGACCCAGGAACCAAGCTACTTTGAGATCCCCTGTAAGGAGACTCCTCCAGTAGGTGGAGACACAGGTGAAAGCATCCCTACTAGTTTAGAGGCAGTTGCCTCAGCTTCCACAATCCCTGCGTCAGAGGGCGGAGCACATGGACACGCCTCCTTCACTATAGAGTTTGACACAGTGGCTTCGGGGAAGGGCAAAGAACGAAATTCAAAGGGATCTCAAGACCATCGACAGTGGCCGAAAAGGGGGGCAGGGGAGGAGCTGAGTGCCTTGCAGGCTGCCATGGTGGCAGCGGAGGTAAAGGTGGCAGACTGGCTGGCACAAAATGAGCTGCCATTAGCTCGCTCTGAATCTGTTGCTGAGGAGGATGGAGACAGCGTGAAGAGTGATGTGCCGGTTCAGCTGAGAAGTCTTAAAG GCAGTAAACATGAGGATGGCACACAGAGTGACTCAGAGAATAGCCGGAGGGCATTCCTGCAGGAGCTTTACCGAGGAAGGCAGGGCGTGCAGAGGACAGAAGGGCCTTTCGGTGGGAGGGATGATCTCTTCCAGCACAAACCATCGTCTGCAGCTAAAAAGATGGCACCAGTAGGTGGTGAAGATGGCAAAAGAGCTCACCGCTCTTCGCCACAGAAAGAAAACGTGCCCAGAGAGCAAAGCACTGGGTCTCAAGAGACTCCAAATAGGGGACATATAGATGACCAAAGTGATCGAGGGACCTACACCATTGAGCTGGAAAATGGCAATGCTGAGGAGGAAGAGGCCAGGCGTATGATTGATAAG GTTTTTGGGGTGGAGGATAACCAAGCCCTGACTAAACTGCGTTTTCCAAAACACCAGAGAGATAGAGGAACCATCTGTCCGAGATCTGGGGAAATGGAAACCAGACAGGCTGGTTATATCGGTGAAGAG GTGCTACCAGATGACTTGGTTGTAGTAGGTGGTCCAAGGTGGGTCTCACAGTGGGCTAGTCTAGCTGCAAGTCATATTCGGACTGATCCTGAGGGATCCGGGGCTGAACCCACCATGCTTTCCTCAGATGAAAAAG CAGATATCAGTGCATCTGAACGTAAAAGAAGGACCCTCCCTAAGCTCCCCTCTGAAGACTCTGCTATGGATCCACTGACTCCTGAGCGCACACAGAGCCAATCCAGGCAGAACGTCTCTTCATCAGAGAAACAGGATCTAGAACTTCAGGAGAAAGTAGATCAGAACAACAGAATCTCTAAAACTGGGCAAAGAGTTTCAGGAATGACCTCAGCTAGCACAGACGTTGATCGGTCCAAAGTGAACAAGCCAACTCCGCCCAGAATCCAGAGTAAAGTCAATCAACCAGGAGCTCAAGCTAGACAGATCGAGAAGAAACAAGATGATGGAGGACGAAAGAAAGTAGATGAGGAGCGAGAGAAGACAGGCAAGCCACTACTGAGGCAAGAGAGCTTTACAGTGGAGCGGCCGAGTGCAAATGTCCCCCTAGAACTCATACCTTGCATCGATGGGCGCAGTGCATCAACCCAGCCCAGGGAAATGGGAGTCATCAATGAGGGTATTGATGCTGCCACCATGCTAAAAGACTCAGAGGCTGTGGCTGCTTTTCTTGAAACCACTTTATCAGACCTTGCTGATCCACTGAGCTACTCCCTGGGGTCTGTATCACCTGAATCTGATATAGATACGACAAGCACACTCAGCCAAGCCGGAGGACAAGGAGGGCGTAAGACAGTCCAAAGGAAAAGATCAGCTGGAGGTCCAGGCCGTGAAACAACCAATAAAAACACCAGCACCTCAGAAAGGAAAGGCAAAGCTCAACCCTCTAGTTCTAGGGCTTGGACGTCTCTTGACCTGACAGATGATGACTTGAGCTCTTCTCTAACCCATGACGCTTCGGTGAAACGACCTCAGGGTCGGGGTCAAAATACCAGCTCTAAGGGAGAGCCAACAAGTGGCAAAACCAGAGGAGCAAAGACGACTGTAGCTCCTGCCCCCACCAGCTCTAAACCAACCACCCTTCCACGACCCAGACCCACTCGGGCTTCCCTTCTTCGCCGTGCACGACTGGGCGAAGCGTCTGACACCGACCTTGCTGATGTCGATCGCAtgtctgttgcttcagaggcctcTACTGCCAGTTCTGCATCGAGGCCTTCGGCTGGGCGCAGGACCCTCTCGCGAATTGAAGCGCTTGCCCAGCCACGGAGGCCACGAGTGGGCTCTCCTTCAGCTCGGAGTGACTCAGAAGCTACATCAGGCAAGATCAGGGGCTTCGTCCCACGCCCTGCCCCGGAAAGCACACTGCGTCTTGGCCTCCGCTCTACAGCAGCCTCTTCCTCTGTTACGGTCCCCAGAGCAAGAGCTAACAGCGCTTCCAAACTCCCCGATAAGTGTCCTGGTACTCCACATGTTCAAAGTACACCTGCAG CTGGTGGAAGGTGGCGCCGGGTACCAATTGAATACGCTTCTACCTCAGAGGATGAATATGGATCCAACCGTCACCCCACTCAACACACTCACACGCGCCCAATGGCTCCACGGGTGACGCAGTTAGGGGGCTCAGCCCCTGCAACACCCAGCCCTGGAGGCATCTCCATGTTACGACACCAGTCTAGCAGAGAACAGGATGATTACATGAGAGATTGGACTGCCCACAGTGAGGAGATCGCCAG AATCAGTCAAGATCTGGCTAAAGATCTGGCCATGTTAGCGCGTGAGATCCATGACGTTGCCGGAGAGATTGATTCT GTTGAGGACCGTGTGTTTGAGGATGTTCTGGGCAGCGCTCCAGAGATCAGTGGCAGAGGTGTGGAACTAAGACCTCGCGGTGCTATCAGCAGTCAGGATTCCCGCGCCATCCGCCGCAGGACCTGGAGCAGAGAGGAG GGTGTGCTGGACAGTTTGCTGTTGGCATCGGTCTCCCAGCTCTCAGCAAAAATCAAACAGGCCGTGGAAAAGACAGCCAACAAAATCAG GATTTTATTCAAAGCCAAGGACCGAAAGTGGGAGGAGATTGAAAGTAAACTGCAGGCAGAGAATGAGGTGCCTCTCCTCAAGACCTCTAATCAG GAGATTTCGTCCATACTCCAGAATCTGAAGAGAGTGGAGCGACAGCTGCTAG TGATTGATATAATGGTGGACCCTGATGGCACACTGGATGCTCTGAGCAGTCTGGGTCTGACCAGTCCACTTATGGCTGAGAACAGAGTAAGTCCTGGCTCACAAGGTCCAGCTGGCACCCAGGCTGTGGATGTATCCAGCAGTACGGCAGCGCTGGCCTCTGCCTACTCAGAGGTCGCAGAACGAGATCCTGGCCTGCAGCAGAGGAGCAAAGAGCAGAAGACTGCCGATCAAAGCTAA